From Vreelandella neptunia, the proteins below share one genomic window:
- a CDS encoding formate dehydrogenase beta subunit, protein MSIRVFVPRDTTALSLGADVIASRLIREATARGQSITLVRNGSRGLAWLEPLVEVETPIGRFAYGPVTPGDVTTLLDSGLLEGSVSHPLALGPTEEIDYLAKQQRLTFARIGITDPLSIDDYRAHSGFCGLEAALQREPQDIVEEVKASGLRGRGGAAFPTGIKWQTVLDTPADQKYIVCNADEGDSGTFADRLAMECDPYMLIEGMTIAGLAVEATQGYIYLRSEYPLAKQVLDEAIARAEQAGYLGDNLCGSGRTFHLEVRLGAGAYICGEETSLLESLEGKRGLVRFKPPLPAIEGLFGRPTVVNNVLSLAAVPFILAEGAEAYANHGMGRSRGTLALQLAGNVKRGGLVELAFGTTLRTLMEEFGGGTLTGKPLRAVQVGGPLCAYLPESQWDMPLDYETFAEVGAGVGHGGVVMFDESVDMAEQARFSMEFCKVESCGKCTPCRIGSTRGVEVIDRIRANDNREANLTLLHDLCETMVDGSLCAMGGMTPFPVQSALKHFPDDFQRAANGDRS, encoded by the coding sequence ATGAGCATTCGCGTTTTTGTCCCCCGCGATACCACCGCGCTTTCACTGGGTGCCGATGTGATCGCCAGCCGACTGATAAGAGAGGCAACCGCACGCGGCCAGTCAATCACGCTGGTACGTAACGGATCCCGCGGTCTTGCTTGGCTTGAGCCGCTGGTGGAAGTGGAAACCCCCATCGGGCGGTTCGCCTACGGCCCGGTAACACCGGGGGATGTAACGACGCTGCTCGACAGCGGCCTACTCGAAGGTAGCGTCAGCCATCCCCTGGCGCTGGGCCCCACGGAAGAGATTGACTACCTTGCCAAGCAGCAGCGCCTGACCTTCGCGCGTATCGGCATTACCGACCCGTTGTCGATTGACGACTATCGCGCCCACAGCGGTTTTTGCGGCCTGGAGGCAGCGCTGCAACGCGAGCCCCAGGACATCGTCGAGGAAGTCAAAGCCTCCGGCCTGCGCGGGCGCGGCGGGGCCGCCTTTCCGACCGGCATCAAGTGGCAGACCGTGCTCGACACGCCCGCCGACCAGAAATATATCGTCTGCAACGCCGACGAAGGCGACTCCGGCACCTTCGCTGACCGGCTAGCGATGGAGTGCGACCCCTACATGCTGATTGAGGGGATGACCATCGCCGGGCTTGCCGTTGAGGCAACCCAGGGCTACATCTACCTGCGCTCGGAGTACCCACTGGCGAAACAGGTGCTCGACGAAGCCATTGCCCGCGCCGAGCAGGCCGGTTACCTGGGCGACAATCTTTGTGGCAGTGGCCGTACCTTCCACCTGGAAGTACGTCTCGGTGCCGGTGCTTATATCTGTGGTGAAGAAACCTCGCTACTCGAAAGCCTCGAAGGCAAGCGGGGCCTGGTGCGTTTCAAGCCACCGCTGCCCGCCATCGAGGGGCTGTTTGGCCGCCCTACGGTGGTCAACAACGTGCTCTCGCTAGCCGCCGTGCCGTTCATTCTGGCTGAAGGCGCCGAGGCCTACGCCAACCACGGTATGGGCCGCTCGCGAGGCACCCTGGCCCTCCAACTGGCGGGCAACGTCAAGCGTGGCGGTCTGGTGGAGCTGGCCTTTGGCACCACCCTGCGCACGCTGATGGAGGAGTTTGGCGGCGGTACGCTCACCGGCAAGCCTTTGCGCGCTGTCCAGGTGGGCGGGCCACTGTGCGCCTACCTGCCCGAAAGCCAGTGGGACATGCCGCTGGATTACGAAACCTTCGCTGAGGTGGGCGCAGGCGTGGGCCACGGCGGCGTGGTGATGTTCGACGAGAGCGTCGATATGGCCGAGCAGGCGCGCTTTTCGATGGAGTTCTGCAAGGTGGAGTCCTGCGGCAAGTGTACGCCCTGCCGAATTGGCTCGACCCGGGGCGTGGAGGTGATCGACCGCATCCGCGCCAATGACAATCGCGAGGCCAACCTCACTCTACTCCACGACCTCTGCGAAACGATGGTGGATGGCTCGCTCTGCGCCATGGGCGGCATGACCCCCTTCCCGGTGCAGAGCGCGCTCAAACACTTCCCCGACGACTTCCAGCGGGCGGCGAACGGAGACAGATCATGA
- the fdhF gene encoding formate dehydrogenase subunit alpha → MIEHYDPRRQANSVDFSKDYGTPSPYPGAATVNLEIDGVSISVPEGTSVLRAAALADINIPKLCATDSLEAFGSCRLCAVQVEGRRGFPASCTTPVVEGMKVTTQNERLAKLRRNVMELYISDHPLDCLTCPANGDCELQDMAGSVGLREVRYGFTGENHLDAVKDESNPYFTFDPSKCILCSRCVRACDEVQGTFALTIDGRGFESKVSAGQNDAFMDSDCVSCGACVQACPTATLMEKSVIDHGVPDRSVVTTCAYCGVGCSFEAQMKGDQLVRMVPYKGGDANHGHSCVKGRFAFGYTTHPDRLTTPMIRDSIDQPWREVSWEEAITFASSRLKAIQAEHGRESIGGITSSRCTNEETYLVQKLIRAAFGNNNTDTCARVCHSPTGYGLKTTLGESAGTQTFDSVMKADAIIVIGANPTDAHPVFGSMMRKRLRQGAKLIVADPRRIDLLKTPHLGEAQHLPLRPGTNVALVNALGHVVVTEGLEDKAFVARRCDTDAYNRWREFIAEPRHSPEASEAITGVPAEAVRQAARTYATAGNGAIYYGLGVTEHSQGSTMVMGIANLALATGNIGREGVGVNPLRGQNNVQGSCDMGSFPHELPGYQHVADPIARGRFESVWGVKLDDEPGLRIPNMFDAAIEGTFKALYVQGEDIAQSDPNTQHVEAALTSLDCLIVQDIFLNETAKFAHVLLPGSSFLEKNGTFTNAERRINRVRKVTPPVAGKEDWEVTQDLANALGYPMHYTHPSEIMDEIAQLTPSFAGVSYAKLEERGSLQWPCNAEYPLGMPTMHEVEFPIGLGRFAITEYVATEERANRRFPLLLTTGRILSQYNVGAQTRRTDNQRWHDEDVLELHPSDAELRGVRDGDWLGITSRSGQTVLRARLSERMQPGVVYTTFHHPGSGANVITTDNSDWATNCPEYKVTAVQVEKVSQPSAWQQRFSTFDLIQRDHLANAHQEAP, encoded by the coding sequence ATGATTGAACATTACGATCCACGGCGTCAGGCCAACAGCGTCGATTTTTCCAAGGACTATGGCACGCCCTCCCCCTACCCGGGCGCCGCCACAGTCAACTTGGAGATCGACGGCGTATCCATCAGCGTGCCGGAGGGCACCTCGGTACTGCGCGCCGCGGCGCTGGCGGATATCAACATTCCCAAGCTGTGCGCCACCGATAGCCTCGAGGCGTTCGGCTCTTGCCGCCTGTGCGCCGTGCAGGTAGAGGGGCGCCGGGGCTTTCCCGCCTCGTGCACCACGCCGGTGGTGGAGGGCATGAAGGTGACCACCCAGAACGAGCGACTGGCCAAGCTGCGCCGCAACGTGATGGAGCTGTACATCTCCGACCACCCGCTGGACTGCCTGACCTGCCCGGCCAACGGCGACTGCGAACTGCAGGACATGGCCGGTAGCGTGGGGCTGCGCGAAGTGCGCTATGGCTTTACTGGCGAGAACCACCTGGATGCCGTCAAAGACGAATCCAATCCCTACTTCACCTTCGATCCCAGCAAGTGCATCCTCTGCTCGCGCTGCGTGCGCGCCTGCGACGAAGTCCAGGGCACCTTCGCGCTAACCATCGATGGCCGCGGGTTCGAATCCAAAGTATCAGCAGGCCAGAACGACGCCTTCATGGACTCGGACTGCGTCTCCTGCGGGGCCTGCGTGCAGGCCTGTCCCACGGCCACGCTGATGGAAAAAAGCGTGATCGACCACGGCGTGCCGGATCGCAGCGTAGTCACCACCTGCGCCTACTGCGGCGTGGGCTGCTCGTTTGAAGCCCAGATGAAGGGCGACCAGCTGGTGCGCATGGTGCCCTACAAGGGCGGCGATGCTAACCACGGCCACTCCTGCGTGAAGGGGCGCTTTGCCTTCGGCTACACCACCCACCCGGATCGCCTGACCACGCCGATGATCCGCGACAGCATCGACCAACCCTGGCGGGAAGTCAGTTGGGAAGAAGCCATCACCTTTGCCTCCAGCCGCCTGAAAGCGATTCAGGCCGAGCACGGTCGCGAGAGCATCGGCGGCATTACTTCCTCGCGCTGCACCAACGAAGAGACCTACCTGGTACAGAAACTGATTCGCGCTGCATTCGGCAACAACAACACCGACACCTGCGCGCGGGTCTGCCACTCGCCCACCGGCTACGGCCTGAAGACCACGCTGGGCGAATCGGCGGGCACCCAGACGTTTGATTCAGTGATGAAGGCCGACGCGATCATCGTGATCGGTGCCAACCCCACCGACGCCCACCCGGTGTTCGGCTCAATGATGCGCAAGCGCCTGCGCCAGGGGGCGAAGCTGATCGTCGCCGACCCGCGCCGCATCGACCTGTTGAAAACACCCCACCTGGGCGAGGCCCAGCACCTGCCGCTGCGCCCGGGCACCAACGTGGCGCTGGTCAACGCGCTGGGCCACGTGGTGGTGACCGAAGGTCTGGAAGACAAGGCGTTCGTCGCCAGGCGCTGCGACACCGATGCCTATAACCGATGGCGTGAGTTCATTGCTGAACCGCGCCACTCCCCGGAGGCCAGCGAAGCGATTACCGGCGTGCCCGCCGAGGCCGTGCGTCAGGCAGCCCGTACCTATGCCACGGCAGGCAACGGTGCCATCTACTATGGGCTGGGCGTCACCGAACACAGCCAGGGCTCGACCATGGTAATGGGGATTGCCAACCTGGCCCTGGCCACCGGCAACATTGGCCGCGAAGGCGTGGGCGTGAACCCGCTGCGCGGCCAGAACAACGTCCAGGGTTCCTGTGACATGGGCTCCTTTCCCCACGAGCTGCCAGGCTACCAGCACGTGGCCGACCCCATCGCCCGGGGCCGCTTTGAGTCGGTGTGGGGCGTCAAGCTGGACGACGAGCCGGGGCTGCGCATTCCCAACATGTTCGATGCCGCCATCGAAGGCACCTTTAAAGCGCTTTACGTTCAGGGCGAAGATATCGCCCAGTCCGACCCCAACACCCAGCACGTCGAGGCGGCGCTCACGTCGCTGGACTGCCTGATCGTGCAGGATATTTTCCTCAACGAAACGGCCAAGTTCGCCCACGTGCTGCTGCCGGGTTCAAGCTTTTTGGAGAAGAACGGCACCTTCACCAACGCCGAACGACGTATCAACCGGGTACGCAAGGTAACACCCCCGGTGGCCGGCAAGGAGGATTGGGAAGTCACCCAGGATCTGGCCAACGCGCTGGGCTACCCGATGCACTATACCCATCCGTCCGAAATCATGGACGAGATCGCCCAGTTGACGCCAAGCTTCGCGGGGGTCAGCTACGCCAAGCTGGAGGAGCGCGGCAGCCTGCAGTGGCCCTGCAACGCCGAGTACCCGCTGGGCATGCCGACCATGCACGAGGTCGAGTTCCCCATTGGCCTGGGGCGCTTTGCGATTACCGAGTACGTGGCCACCGAGGAGCGGGCCAACCGCCGCTTCCCGCTGCTGCTCACCACCGGGCGGATTCTCAGCCAGTACAACGTGGGCGCCCAGACCCGGCGCACCGACAACCAGCGCTGGCACGACGAGGACGTGTTGGAGCTACACCCTTCTGACGCCGAGCTGCGCGGCGTGCGTGACGGCGACTGGCTGGGCATCACCAGCCGCTCGGGCCAGACAGTACTTCGCGCGCGACTCAGCGAACGCATGCAGCCTGGGGTGGTCTACACCACCTTCCACCACCCCGGCAGCGGCGCCAACGTTATCACGACGGACAACTCGGACTGGGCCACCAACTGCCCGGAGTACAAGGTCACGGCGGTGCAGGTGGAAAAAGTCAGCCAACCCTCCGCCTGGCAGCAGCGCTTTAGCACTTTCGACCTGATCCAGCGTGACCACCTGGCCAACGCTCATCAGGAGGCGCCATGA
- the fdhD gene encoding formate dehydrogenase accessory sulfurtransferase FdhD: MSTHHTRDAVARQPVEVRRGANGWYNDTQEDLLALERPVALVYNGISHAVMMASPADLEDFALGFSLSEGILASTDECYDLEIHEAPQGLTVHLTIASQRMAELKQRRRSLTGRTGCGLCGTEALEQAIRPIPHVMAPPLSDAAIQRSLQELSAHQPLQAATGASHGAAWCDAWGNIKQLREDVGRHNALDKLIGALAREASPLGEGFALVTSRASYEMVHKCASAGIGALVAVSAATALAVEQAQASGLLLAGFARPGRHLIYHRPATAAMATA; the protein is encoded by the coding sequence ATGAGCACCCACCACACCCGCGATGCGGTAGCGCGCCAGCCGGTGGAGGTGCGCCGCGGCGCTAACGGCTGGTACAACGATACCCAGGAGGATCTACTGGCCTTGGAAAGGCCGGTAGCCCTGGTCTACAACGGCATCTCCCATGCGGTGATGATGGCAAGCCCCGCCGACCTTGAGGATTTTGCCCTCGGCTTCAGCCTTTCCGAAGGCATTCTGGCCAGTACCGATGAGTGCTACGACCTTGAGATCCACGAAGCACCTCAGGGCCTCACCGTTCACCTCACCATTGCCAGCCAACGGATGGCTGAGCTCAAACAGCGGCGGCGCAGCCTGACGGGGCGAACCGGCTGCGGCCTGTGCGGCACCGAAGCCCTGGAGCAGGCCATACGCCCGATTCCCCATGTCATGGCGCCGCCGTTGAGTGACGCCGCCATCCAGCGCTCCCTGCAGGAACTATCCGCCCACCAACCGCTGCAAGCGGCCACTGGCGCCAGCCACGGTGCCGCCTGGTGCGATGCGTGGGGGAATATTAAACAACTGCGCGAGGATGTCGGTCGCCACAACGCTCTGGACAAACTGATTGGTGCCCTTGCCCGCGAGGCCAGCCCGCTAGGCGAGGGGTTCGCGCTGGTCACCAGTCGCGCCAGTTATGAGATGGTTCATAAATGCGCCAGTGCCGGCATTGGCGCCCTGGTAGCGGTCTCGGCGGCCACCGCCCTGGCTGTGGAACAGGCCCAGGCGTCAGGGCTGCTGCTGGCAGGCTTTGCTCGGCCCGGTCGCCATTTGATCTACCATCGACCTGCCACGGCGGCAATGGCCACGGCTTAG
- a CDS encoding formate dehydrogenase subunit delta: MSSHHDTHLIHMTNQIAANLGGGRDEETAAAATCRHLETFWARSMKHRLVATLEREDAGLSPLAKRAVTLLAERLVRHHTG; the protein is encoded by the coding sequence ATGTCGTCGCACCACGATACCCACCTGATTCACATGACCAACCAGATCGCCGCTAACCTGGGCGGCGGTCGTGATGAAGAAACAGCGGCAGCGGCCACCTGCCGCCACCTGGAAACCTTCTGGGCACGCTCCATGAAGCATCGCCTGGTCGCCACACTGGAACGCGAGGATGCTGGGCTTTCACCACTGGCAAAACGCGCCGTCACCTTGCTGGCGGAAAGATTGGTCAGGCACCATACCGGATAA
- a CDS encoding methyl-accepting chemotaxis protein, translating into MATPSAPKRTLGLQTKVLMLVLLPLLLVTVVLVGFKAYSNAQDTRETLASQREMMIEERRNAVRDIVEIATTAIAPIYEQAGANDEAAKQRVAELVRSMRFEDNNYIFIYDYDGNNIVTAPAPEREGTNMIDAQTPDGTYLIREIIKVAQSGGGFYSYMWDYPGTDRIEPKHSYVDRLEKWGWLIGAGVYVTDVDDTIAEVEAAAAADLRKDIMFASLLGLGLFIIIALVAYGLVRRTLGPIKRTTAAMHDIAQGRGDLTRRLTVESGDEIGDLSVQFNAFVARMQDTLRDVRRSTLSVHQAAGEISQSSDELATRTEQAAANLQQTSASMEEITSTVNHSADNAQQANTLVQSTADVAREGETSMGQVESTMRDINDSASRISDIISMIDAIAFQTNILALNASVEAARAGEHGRGFAVVAQEVRVLASRSSDASKEIRALIDASVQHTNSGAKLVRSAGDTMREIVSSVAKVTDVIGEITAGAKEQSSGIGQINTAVAEMDTMTQQNAAMVQESTTAAANMRRHAEHLNQLINSFVLGDDEPTQRHEALASPAPQQRGGDSGLKRPALSSHASSQPSSKPSPAKHAADEWEEF; encoded by the coding sequence ATGGCCACTCCTTCTGCTCCCAAACGAACCCTTGGTTTACAAACCAAGGTGCTGATGCTTGTACTGCTCCCCCTTCTATTAGTGACGGTTGTGCTGGTCGGGTTTAAAGCCTACAGCAACGCCCAAGACACCCGCGAAACGTTGGCAAGCCAGCGCGAAATGATGATTGAAGAGCGCCGCAACGCGGTGCGCGACATCGTCGAAATTGCTACCACCGCCATCGCGCCTATTTACGAACAGGCCGGTGCCAACGACGAGGCCGCCAAGCAGCGGGTAGCGGAGCTGGTGCGCTCCATGCGCTTTGAAGACAACAACTACATTTTTATCTACGACTATGACGGTAACAATATCGTCACGGCACCTGCGCCAGAGCGTGAAGGTACCAACATGATCGACGCGCAAACCCCTGATGGCACTTATCTGATTCGCGAGATCATTAAGGTCGCTCAAAGCGGCGGGGGCTTCTATAGCTATATGTGGGATTACCCAGGTACCGACAGAATTGAGCCCAAGCACTCCTACGTTGATCGCCTTGAAAAATGGGGCTGGCTGATTGGTGCCGGTGTTTACGTTACCGATGTTGACGACACCATTGCCGAGGTGGAAGCCGCCGCTGCCGCCGATTTGCGCAAAGATATTATGTTTGCCTCTCTGCTGGGCTTGGGGCTGTTTATTATCATCGCTCTGGTAGCGTATGGCTTGGTGCGTCGCACGCTGGGGCCGATCAAGCGTACTACTGCGGCTATGCACGATATCGCCCAGGGGCGCGGTGATCTAACCCGCCGCTTGACAGTCGAAAGCGGCGATGAGATTGGAGATCTTAGCGTTCAGTTCAACGCCTTTGTGGCACGTATGCAAGACACGCTGCGTGATGTACGCCGCAGTACGCTCAGTGTGCACCAGGCCGCGGGGGAGATCTCACAAAGCTCTGATGAGCTTGCCACCCGTACCGAGCAGGCGGCTGCGAACCTGCAACAAACCTCAGCCTCCATGGAAGAGATCACCTCGACGGTTAATCACAGCGCCGACAATGCCCAGCAGGCCAATACGCTGGTGCAATCGACTGCCGATGTAGCCCGCGAAGGCGAGACCTCGATGGGGCAGGTTGAGAGCACCATGCGCGATATTAACGACTCCGCATCGCGCATTAGCGACATCATCAGCATGATTGATGCGATTGCCTTCCAAACCAATATTTTGGCGCTGAATGCCTCGGTGGAAGCCGCAAGGGCCGGTGAACATGGCCGCGGCTTTGCCGTGGTGGCGCAAGAAGTTAGGGTTCTGGCCAGTCGCTCCAGCGATGCTTCCAAAGAGATTCGTGCGCTTATCGATGCATCGGTTCAGCACACTAACTCCGGCGCGAAGCTGGTGCGCAGCGCAGGCGATACCATGCGTGAGATCGTCTCCAGCGTGGCGAAAGTCACCGATGTGATCGGTGAGATCACCGCTGGCGCTAAAGAGCAGAGCAGCGGTATTGGCCAGATCAACACCGCCGTGGCCGAAATGGACACCATGACCCAGCAGAACGCCGCCATGGTGCAAGAGTCGACCACTGCCGCCGCCAATATGCGCCGCCATGCGGAGCACCTGAATCAGTTAATCAACTCCTTCGTACTCGGCGACGATGAGCCTACGCAGCGGCACGAAGCGCTAGCTTCTCCGGCGCCTCAGCAACGGGGTGGTGATAGCGGACTGAAGCGTCCTGCGCTTTCGTCACACGCCTCATCACAGCCATCTTCAAAGCCCTCACCGGCAAAGCATGCCGCCGATGAGTGGGAAGAGTTCTAA
- a CDS encoding YihY/virulence factor BrkB family protein encodes MVRNHPFISAVLLLLPRLAHFAWRVLRNFLKNHGVLLAGGVGYNILLSIVPLFAVLVVLLTQVVDQQHLLNVLAVQARHMAPAHAEVLLEAVRSLLDSRDVIGILSFPILLLFSSFAFRMLEDALAIIFHAPDSPHIKRSVWVSVMLPYAFMVVLGAALMVLTLVVTLASSLNTLVMLLFERELPLAGFSEPVLNLASFTGVFLLFSAIYKVLPVVRIALRRAIVGGFVAALLWEGVRLLLVYYFANLSFVNAVYGSLAALVVVLISLEVGAIILLLGAQVIAELERNTRLGLPWHVDPNRQPITRVN; translated from the coding sequence ATGGTTCGAAACCACCCCTTTATTAGCGCTGTCTTGCTCCTGCTCCCTCGGCTGGCTCACTTTGCTTGGCGCGTATTACGCAATTTCCTGAAAAATCACGGTGTCCTGCTGGCAGGCGGAGTGGGTTACAACATCCTGCTCTCTATCGTGCCGCTTTTTGCCGTGCTCGTTGTGCTGTTAACCCAAGTGGTGGATCAGCAACATCTACTCAATGTGCTGGCCGTACAGGCGCGCCATATGGCGCCTGCCCATGCCGAGGTGTTGCTAGAAGCCGTTCGCAGCCTGCTGGATTCTCGGGATGTGATCGGCATTCTGAGCTTTCCCATTCTGCTCCTGTTCAGCTCATTTGCCTTTCGTATGCTCGAAGACGCTCTGGCAATCATTTTCCATGCGCCAGATAGCCCGCATATCAAGCGCAGCGTTTGGGTTTCGGTGATGTTGCCCTATGCCTTTATGGTGGTACTTGGGGCGGCGCTGATGGTTCTCACACTGGTGGTCACTCTGGCCAGTTCGCTCAACACACTGGTAATGCTGCTATTTGAACGGGAACTGCCGCTGGCGGGGTTTTCAGAGCCGGTGCTTAACCTGGCCAGTTTCACTGGTGTGTTCTTGCTGTTCAGCGCTATCTACAAAGTGCTGCCGGTGGTGCGCATCGCCTTACGCCGGGCGATCGTAGGAGGCTTTGTGGCAGCACTGCTGTGGGAGGGGGTTCGGCTGTTGTTGGTTTACTATTTCGCTAATCTCTCGTTCGTCAACGCCGTTTATGGCTCGCTGGCGGCGCTGGTAGTAGTACTGATTAGCCTGGAAGTGGGCGCCATCATTTTACTGTTGGGCGCCCAGGTGATAGCCGAACTGGAACGTAATACCCGCCTTGGCCTGCCCTGGCACGTCGACCCCAATCGCCAGCCGATTACGCGGGTCAATTGA
- the ureG gene encoding urease accessory protein UreG yields MTHCLRVGVGGPVGSGKTALLKQLCLALRDYYDIAVVTNDIYTREDADFLLKHDALPADRILGVETGGCPHTAIREDASMNLAAIDELQTRHPKLELVMVESGGDNLSATFSPELSDLTLYVIDVSAGDKIPRKGGPGITKSDLLIINKIDIAEYVHASLDVMERDSKKMRGERPFVFTNLYDGVGLEEIIRFILDKGMLDERRPQAEVAAS; encoded by the coding sequence ATGACTCACTGTTTACGCGTTGGCGTGGGTGGCCCGGTTGGATCCGGTAAAACTGCACTGCTCAAGCAACTCTGTTTAGCGCTGCGCGATTACTACGATATCGCCGTGGTCACCAACGACATCTACACCCGCGAAGACGCCGATTTTTTGCTCAAGCACGATGCGCTGCCGGCGGATCGTATTCTGGGCGTGGAGACCGGCGGTTGCCCGCATACCGCGATTCGCGAAGACGCCTCGATGAACCTGGCGGCCATCGATGAGCTTCAGACTCGTCACCCGAAGCTGGAACTGGTCATGGTGGAGTCGGGCGGCGACAACCTATCGGCCACCTTTAGCCCCGAGCTCTCCGACCTGACGCTCTATGTGATCGATGTTTCTGCCGGGGACAAAATTCCTCGTAAAGGCGGGCCGGGCATCACCAAATCAGACCTGCTGATCATTAATAAAATCGATATCGCCGAGTATGTTCACGCTTCTTTAGACGTGATGGAGCGCGACTCGAAGAAAATGCGCGGCGAACGCCCTTTCGTATTTACCAATCTGTATGACGGGGTAGGGCTTGAGGAGATCATCCGCTTTATTCTCGATAAAGGGATGCTTGATGAGCGGCGTCCGCAGGCCGAAGTGGCCGCTAGCTAA
- a CDS encoding urease accessory protein UreF → MPTELAALESQSDELALLGLMQLVSPALPIGAFAFSQGLESAFELDWVRDEASLAEWLNGVLEDGLTRCELPVLARLHEAFSQADRQSIGEWDEWLAATRETAELAAEDSRLGASLKRLLKSLDLMPSEGLLLPLLPSHAGYVTLFAYTAHTRGVSVRQTLLGFAWAWLENQLAVACKALPLGHTAAQRVIEQLRPALVNAVNQALVLEDEELGPVLPGLALASALHETQYSRLFRS, encoded by the coding sequence ATGCCCACTGAACTCGCCGCGCTAGAAAGCCAAAGTGATGAACTCGCGCTGCTGGGGCTGATGCAGTTGGTGAGCCCTGCGCTGCCGATTGGCGCCTTTGCCTTCTCACAAGGCCTGGAAAGCGCCTTTGAGCTGGACTGGGTGCGCGATGAAGCGAGCCTTGCCGAGTGGCTAAACGGCGTGCTGGAAGATGGCTTAACCCGCTGCGAACTGCCGGTGCTGGCGCGGTTGCACGAAGCGTTTAGCCAAGCAGATCGCCAATCAATTGGTGAGTGGGACGAGTGGCTGGCCGCCACCCGGGAAACCGCCGAGCTCGCCGCGGAAGATAGCCGCCTGGGCGCCTCGCTTAAGCGCCTGTTGAAAAGCCTAGACTTGATGCCAAGTGAGGGCTTACTACTGCCCTTGCTACCGTCTCATGCTGGCTATGTGACACTCTTTGCCTATACGGCGCACACTCGTGGCGTGTCTGTACGCCAAACCCTGCTGGGCTTTGCCTGGGCCTGGCTGGAAAACCAACTAGCGGTGGCCTGTAAAGCTTTGCCGCTAGGGCATACGGCTGCCCAGCGAGTAATTGAACAACTGCGCCCAGCGCTAGTAAATGCCGTTAATCAGGCGCTGGTGCTTGAGGATGAAGAACTAGGCCCGGTGCTACCTGGATTGGCCCTGGCCAGTGCGCTACACGAAACCCAGTATTCGCGCCTGTTTAGAAGTTAA
- the ureE gene encoding urease accessory protein UreE — protein sequence MLRLIERLGPVEESVASDTLTLPFELRIRGRLKAQSDSGRELGLFLDRGPVLRSGEGLKAESGEVVRVCAAVEPVVTARVSTGLPLARLAYHLGNRHVQLALGEDDNGGWVRFPPDHVLEELAELLGAELEHHNATFDPEPGAYNQVGGGHSHSHGHGHPHDHSHDHDHDHDHDHDHSHEHHHAH from the coding sequence ATGCTGAGACTAATAGAACGTTTAGGGCCAGTGGAGGAGAGCGTCGCTAGCGACACACTCACGCTGCCCTTTGAGCTACGTATTCGCGGGCGCTTAAAAGCCCAAAGCGATAGCGGTCGCGAGCTGGGGCTGTTTCTGGATCGTGGCCCGGTGCTGCGCAGCGGTGAGGGCCTGAAAGCCGAAAGCGGCGAAGTGGTACGCGTCTGCGCCGCCGTAGAACCGGTGGTTACCGCGCGAGTGAGTACTGGCTTACCGCTGGCGAGGCTGGCCTACCATCTGGGTAATCGCCACGTGCAGCTGGCGCTGGGGGAAGATGACAACGGCGGCTGGGTGCGCTTCCCGCCGGATCATGTGCTGGAAGAGCTCGCCGAGCTGTTAGGTGCAGAACTAGAGCACCACAACGCCACCTTCGACCCGGAACCAGGCGCTTATAACCAAGTGGGTGGCGGGCACTCTCATTCACATGGTCATGGCCATCCTCACGATCATTCACACGACCACGACCACGACCACGACCACGACCACGACCACTCGCATGAGCATCACCATGCCCACTGA